The following DNA comes from Cyprinus carpio isolate SPL01 chromosome A4, ASM1834038v1, whole genome shotgun sequence.
ACAGCTCAGCCCCAGTCTTACACCATGACATCGAGCGAATTCATGCAGTCCACCCCTGTGTTCGTGCAGAGGTCTAATAAGAACCTGTTTTATAAGATCCTGTGTTTCCTCGTGCTCGTTCTCCAAGGAGGCATGTTGGATTTCTACCTCATAATTTTCACGGATCTCTACTGGTGCTCGTGGATAGCCACGGATCTGGTGGTTATATCGGGTTGGGCGATCTTCTTCATGAAGAACGCCAGGAGTAAGCGAGAACGAGCTTGCGGTTTCCACCAGAAGAGCTCCATCTTCGGATGCAACCTCGGGGAGTTCACCTTCGCGTACCTGGCATGGCTCATCTACGTGATCGCGTCCACCCCGAAAGTGGTGCTCGTCCTGGAAACGTCCATCCTCGATCTGATCGCCCTTAAGGTGCCATTTGGCATCACCGGGTTTAAAATAACCATGCTGCTGTGCGCGCCTTTGCTTTACTGCCTCATCAACTCCATCATTGAAGATCCAAACGGCTCCACGCGCTTTCACTCCCAAAGCTGCTTCATGAGCACCTGCTTAGACATCCTGGACAGCTTCACACTGGTGGAACTGCTCCTTAAAAACGAAATCCCCAACATATACCTTAGGTACACGGTTATATCCGTGTACTTCATCGCACTGGGCGTTCCGGTTGTTTGGCTTTACGAGTTGACGGCCTCAGAGATGAACTGTCGCTGGATATGGGCGAGGTTCTTCACCGGAGTGCTGCTCAACGCACCGCTCTTGGTGGTCAGATGTTTCCTCGTCTTTGTTTATAAAACGCCCATATCGGTTTTCATGTTCAAGAACATCTTCTTCTTGGGGTGTAAGTGCCTGGAGCTGGTTGAACAGTGCACGTCCTTAAGAGGTGTCCGAAGGTTTGCACGTGGACGCGGGGGTAACCCAGCCCAGTTCTCCCACTGCGTTTCCGAAAACGACATGTGTCCTCACGGCTATGTGAACACGCTGGCTGTCAATACTCAGTCGTAGATGCTCACTAGGGACTGGCTTTGTCCGGCCAGGGGCCACGTAGGCTACTACACGTGTGCATCAGCCCTTTTAAGGGGAGGTACTACAGAGGTGCTAACATTCCTTTCCTTTTAAtcaaaatgaagataaaacacacaaatcaattaataaatacataaataaaatgtattgctaTACTGTGATTGTGAGGTACGGTCAGCTGCGAGCGTTAAAATTGTCAAAACGTATTTTAGTATTACAAATCACaaggtaataaaaatattttgtttataacttCTTAACAGAAACGCAGTATGCAAATTAGCCATCATGTAAATTTCACAGGTGTGCATAATATAACAAGTGAACTCcacaaaaatgaatgtgtttgtgtgattaaCTCACTGGTTGCTactgtttgcaattttttttttagcaaattaataaaacaacaacccaCCTGACAATTACCAACAATAAGCAAAATTAGGATTCTGTACAAAACTTGAAAAATTAGGTTTATTAGGCATTGGCCTAAatccaaaatataattaaaatcagaaaaacccaaaaaatccaaaatatcaaacataaccaaaataaacacatataattCAGAATGTCAAATCtaaccaaaatacacatttatgccTGTAGTGTCAAATCtaaccaaaatacacatttatgccTGTAGTACCTCTCCTTATGAACACCCCGTCGTTCTTCTCCACTCTCAACTGGTGCTACAACCAAGCCACTCAATGTGCCAATGAAAAACATTCCCACCTGTGACCTCTGCAGTATATATGAATTGGGACGTGACTGTCAACCAGTGCTTATATAATGATATGAGAATCTTTGATTTGCACTTGTTTTGTGAGGCACTTTAATTACGTGAGGATTATTCAGCTGAGAAAAGGTTATAAGTGCAatgttgtataatttattttctatgtaAAAATGTCCTTAACTGACAGTAGGCTCATGTAGACACGTTTATAGTGTTTTCAGACACCTTGTCAAGAGATATACCCAATTGCACTCGTCAAAAGTGTAAATATGCCTTGTGACTTGTTAGGCTTGATGTACACTTCAAATTGTGAATGTGATGTAGTCCTTTCCTATTTGAAATACTTTGTCAGTGGCAATGGTACTTAGGAATGTAAAAAAGCTGAACGGTGTATGATATGGATTCATAATGTTCCTTTATGTAATAATAGGCTACTCTAAGCATAGACCCTATGAGGATAACTGTAATCCATCTTTAATGACCAAACTCCATTGCTGGTCGCAACCAGCCGTATCACCAACATCAGTTTGTACAAGGCTACCTCTCTTTACAGAACCTCATGGTTGAAATCACAAACTAGTCTGTTTTTCTGCTCAATTTCAGATGCTGTTTTATTCATGCCATTAAATGAACTATGATTATCacaattaataacattttgatcATGACAATTATAGTGCTGATAGACTTCAAGAggacattatttattaatatatacatgcagTGCATTTATGTCTAAATGAGAATCTAAATATGCATACGTCCAAGTTCATTACTTACACTAAGTTTACACTAGGAACTTaacaaatatgtcaaaacttaatATCCATGTTTCTCAATGCAAGTCTCCACCAAAATGGAAAATTCTATCaatatttacacaccctcatgtcgtttcagaCCTGAATGGcttgctttcttctgtgcaacacaaacaaagatattttaaataatgtttttgtgcatatGAAGAACGTCTTTGGGGTCCAAACcaacactgaactaaactgaatggacaaaaaaaacacatttttctaaatatcttctgaataaataaatgcatccaggTTTAGAGTGagatgagtgtgagtaaatgatcgCAAGCTTGTCCTGTcacttttagttttaaaacagaGTATTATATAAGCTAGTCTAATATGTAAATACTAACAACTGTGCATCCTTATTCTAACATATTATTACTCTTGTGCTTTGAGGATTGGGGTACAGGGTGAgctaaatgtgttacatatgcAGGCCgaaagtgcattatgggatttttGTGCCTCATTGCACAGTATTTAACCTGACAAATATATACCACTACATACTAGGCATGTTTTTTAAACTACAGCTTTTAGTGATTGTATACCTTTCTGATAAGGAAAGCGACTTCCAGCCCCACCTCTCGCTATTTATCCACATTAATGTTTTACAGAGAATTTTCTTGCAAGGGCTTTAGTTTTCGAATTAAGTTATGTTTACACAAGACATTATTTGCACTGCAACAGCTGCAAGGGTCTAGAAGCATCCTGGTTAAATtggttaaaaattaatttgaggTCTAAAGTTGgatgtaatttgatgcaaataaagtgatttttttaaactaaattagtaagtaaaaagcacataaaaaattaCCAAAGAATGCTGCTTTATGAATTCAGAAATGTacttacataatattatatacaaaattcGAGAGTAGATGGTTATAACTGTTAAActggaatgaaaataaaataaaaaaaatagtgcattataatacaacaaaacatttcatctgAGCAATTTATATGAAAAGACAATACAAATGTAACATTGCAAGCCCAACCCTATTACTTAGACGTGTGTTCAGTAGCTAACATAAGCTTAAAATCATGTGCTGTGCTGTTCTATATCAAGCTGTTTAACAAGGTTCTTGTTCTGCTCCACAGTAAAAGAACTGATCATTGAACTCGTCCGTGTAGTCTGTTTCCTGTTTCTGTTGACACAAATAGTTTGAATGTTTTGGGAGAGATGACAAAACATAGactgttcaagaaaaaaaaaaaaaaaaaaaaacggcaaatGACGTACAAGAAATTCAGGTCTCCGTTGTTTTGGTGAAGAAATCAGAAGAGATCGGGCTGTTCAGGAAGAGGTTCATTTGTAACTTGGCCAGAGAGGAAAGGTCTTGCTGTAACTTGGGGTCCTCCCTCACTGTGGAATACCTGGAACCATATCCCTGATCGGACCCTCGTGATGGTCTCGTCTCAGAAGCACCCTCCATTTCACTTTCCTCCATCTCCACCGGCTGGGACATGTCCATCTCCTGATGCAGATTGAAGCTGTCTTCCATTGAGGGTGGAGGTGCTATCAAAAAGTGATTTCTGCTGTCCGTCGGACAATTATCTGATGGTTCTCCCAATGGAAACGCAAAAGGGGGTTGTGAGGGTTCCATTGGTCCTGGTTCAGCGAGGAGACATGGATAGATTTGTGGGTCCATTGGTGTCCCAATACCAGTCATGCTGGGTAATTCAAGAGGATATTCCATTGGTGGATAATAGGAAAGTATACTGAGCTCTGGCTGGACTCTTGGATTAATAATCACTACAGATGACTCTTCAGGGTTCCCTTGAATTTGGGGACTTACAGAGCAGACACTCTGGGCCTCTTGATTGATGTCTACCTCCTTCACAAGGATTGGGAGTCCGACGTTTAGCACAGGCGTTAATTCATATATTGGCTGCATTGGCATCTCAAGAAGTGGATCGGTTTCCCCTCTCACTTCCTCCTCGCTGGTCACGCACTCATTCTCAAACCAGTCTGGGTTCTTCAATTGGTGCGTCTGGAATGCTTCAATTGCGTTCCGTAAGGCTTCGCCCGAGGGGCAGTTGAAGTACTCGTCCTTTCCGATACCCTCGATACAGTGCTTCACTCCCTGCTGATACTTCTCCACATCGAGGATACGGAAATAGAGCTCCTCGAAATGCTTCATCAACTTATATTTAACCGCAATGTCAAACATAGACGGCACATCGCCTTCACTGCTTACGTCGTCAAAGTAAGCCACCAAATACTTCCCGTAAGAAGCCGGACGCTGCATATCAGGTGTAATCAGCTGAAGGGCGAGAGTCAGCATATCACCGACCGGAGAGCGCACGTCTTCCCGGAGGAGGATGCGAGGCTCCCCACACATCGCCCCCCACTTAGCCTGTACTCCTCGGGAGCAAAGGACCAAGATCTTGTTTGACGACTGCTCAATCTGTCGCTTTTTTTCCTCAAGCCACTGTAGACGGCCGATGGTGCCGAGCCAAGTCGTATCAAGTAGGTCCAGCATGACCTC
Coding sequences within:
- the LOC109066567 gene encoding interleukin-17 receptor A codes for the protein MKFLYMKGAVFFIFIPVVLNLRLMDDGRSLNCTQKDVQCTAEFNNCLYEEWLIPSDFTPSEPVDLSVYVDVRSNMKGDLEPVIVAEWKAKDDGSIIHLKGTELAVLKSSTNEHLCVHYKFLQVFNSMRNSANEKWSFSLDKVVVDPDSTYVVTVSNLPKPNLQHTSYNINRKVNVPGCDNLLMRTTKICFERGDTWQPNVTVGRTTGLNGKDILYVAFNPGENAEKYNVFLKCNRDTDFKTLYKESKPLLNVTFNLENWSRTCCIFDVQVFYFFGSVFLTVCRKNHSFNICGPVPTSLPENNSALKIICVGLCLLICGIGICAIYLRCRKPQNDEDKQQKPPPPPPAPVPSGPRSVLIIYSRDHPLYTDIVLKLCAFLRAKCGIEVMLDLLDTTWLGTIGRLQWLEEKKRQIEQSSNKILVLCSRGVQAKWGAMCGEPRILLREDVRSPVGDMLTLALQLITPDMQRPASYGKYLVAYFDDVSSEGDVPSMFDIAVKYKLMKHFEELYFRILDVEKYQQGVKHCIEGIGKDEYFNCPSGEALRNAIEAFQTHQLKNPDWFENECVTSEEEVRGETDPLLEMPMQPIYELTPVLNVGLPILVKEVDINQEAQSVCSVSPQIQGNPEESSVVIINPRVQPELSILSYYPPMEYPLELPSMTGIGTPMDPQIYPCLLAEPGPMEPSQPPFAFPLGEPSDNCPTDSRNHFLIAPPPSMEDSFNLHQEMDMSQPVEMEESEMEGASETRPSRGSDQGYGSRYSTVREDPKLQQDLSSLAKLQMNLFLNSPISSDFFTKTTET
- the LOC109066556 gene encoding transmembrane protein 121B-like, which gives rise to MNTMTAEIIKDISQPDSPVSSAPENGQLLFIRSVASRRDTQTTSGSANLEEGSSQPLVSSSATAQPQSYTMTSSEFMQSTPVFVQRSNKNLFYKILCFLVLVLQGGMLDFYLIIFTDLYWCSWIATDLVVISGWAIFFMKNARSKRERACGFHQKSSIFGCNLGEFTFAYLAWLIYVIASTPKVVLVLETSILDLIALKVPFGITGFKITMLLCAPLLYCLINSIIEDPNGSTRFHSQSCFMSTCLDILDSFTLVELLLKNEIPNIYLRYTVISVYFIALGVPVVWLYELTASEMNCRWIWARFFTGVLLNAPLLVVRCFLVFVYKTPISVFMFKNIFFLGCKCLELVEQCTSLRGVRRFARGRGGNPAQFSHCVSENDMCPHGYVNTLAVNTQS